The genomic segment tataagtatttggatagatgtgttCTGATTAGAGATaggcagcatggttttgtgcatggtaggtcatgtctaaccaatcttatagagtctctcgaggatgATATCAGGCAAGTGgacgaaggcaaggcagtggatgttgtctacatggactttagcaaggcacttgacaaagtcacatatgggaggttggtcaagaaggttcagtcactcagcattcaagatgggatagtaaattggatgatacactgtctttgggagaagccagactgtggtagcagatggttgcctctctgactggaggcctgtgactagtggtgtgccacagggatcagtgctggatctgttgttgtttgtcatctatatcagtaatctggatgatagtgtggttaactggatcagcaaagttgtggatgacaccaagattggtggtgtagtggacagcgaggaagattatcatggcttgcagtgtgatctagaccagctgggaaaatgggttgagaaacataaaatggaatttaatgctcacAAGTGTGAAGTGTGGCACCTTAGTAGGACCTAGAATTgcacagtgactggtagggcactgagaagtgttgtagaagaaaggggtctgggaatacaggtctatatttcACTGATAGTGGTGTCACAGTTTGATAGGGatagaaagaaagattttggcacattggccttcataaaccaaagtactgagtacaggagatggatgttatgttgatgttgtacaagacattggtgaggactaacttggagtattgtgtgcagtttggtcagcaacctacaggaagatgtaaaagaggttgaaagagttcagagaaaatttgcaagtatgttgccaggtctggaggacttgggttatgaggagagattgaacaggtctgggctttattccttggaatgtagaagattgaggcgaGATTTGATGGAAGTGTATCAAAATTGtgagggttatagatggggtaagcgcaagctggctttttccactgagatggtgtgggacGCCAAACAGAGGCCATGGGTTGAAGGTGAAAGGTGTAATATTAAGGGGAACATGCAGGTAAACGTCTTCACACAGGcagtcatccaggtgtggaatgagcagacagcccaactggtgcatgtgagcacaatttcaacatttaagaggtttgtattggtatctggatggtaggggtatgggtgtaGATAGGTTAAATAGTTCAACAcaagctagatgggccaaagtgcctgcttctgtgttgtacttttctgtgactctgtgacaagaacaagaaataatactaatgttcatttaattccttttaacagctgtgcgggccaaccattcatctgggcaggaaatgtttacatggcgttaaaactgtggcactgtaaattgacagtagataaaagaaaatcccagctgcacgtcCGTCAACataggctatttgtgtgagagtctttcagttactgtggggccaggagcccatgcagctcagtgggaacagggaataataccaatggagagagtcaaactgagccaggtcacagattggagatggcagaaatgccccattcttatagagacaggaagagcatcagagagtttgatggtcattccagataccagcactgtgcccagatagaagatgatttctctctccaacttgggttgaatctCACAGAAACAGTGTGATGGCAGATCACACCTTGGtgactaaagtgatctcatctgaaatgttgtccttcacccactgatggattttaTAAATCTTTTTTCAGGTTAAAAACGACAAGGAATTTATCTATGAGGATcttgaacacaacacaccagttttgctgtctctgtccacgcgtataagaagtggagcaagggattcacttgatcatccttcctgctcaaactgtggtgagggattcactcgatcatctgaccgactggcatgcctgtcagtttacacaggggagaggccgttcaccttttcagactgtggggattcaaggtcatctcatgaaggtacatcagcaagttcacactgggacaaggccattcacctgttctgtggtgGGTCTtctcacctgtggacacaccagtcagttcacactgggcagaggctggtcatctgctgaatttgtggggaaggattcacttggtcatctgaccaaatggctcaccagcgggttcacacgggcgagtggccattcacctgcccggaaggtgggaagggatttacttgctcttctaaactgaaggtacatcagagagttcacactggagagaggccgttctcctgctcagactgtgggaagggattcaatcagtcatccaccctactgactcaccagcgagttcacactggagagaggccattcatctgcttggactgtgggaagggattcaattctTCATCTaatctacagagacaccagcgagttcacactggagagagaccgttcacctgcttcgactgtgggaagggattcactgagtcgactagcctacaagcacaccagtcagttcacactggagagaggccattcacctgctcagtgtgtgggaagggattcactcgatcagctcagctgaaggaacatcagagagttcacactggagagaggccattcacctgctcaggctgtgggaagggattcactcggtcatctgacctaatggcacaccagcgagttcacaccagggagcggccgttcgtttgctcggactgtgggaagggattcacttggttatctaatctgaaggtacaccagagagttcacactggggagaggccgttcacatgctcagtctgtgggaagggattcagtcaggcATCAAACCTGCAAGAGCACCagagaattcacactggggagcggccgttcacctgctcagactgtgggaagggattcacttgctcatcccaactgaaggtacatcacagagttcacactggggagaggccattcacctgctcagactgtgggaaaggattcaattcatcatcccaactgaaggtacatcagagagttcacactggggagaggccgttcacctgttcagactgtgggaagggattcatgcAGTCATCCGAactaaaggtacatcagcgagtacataccggagagaggccgttcacctgctcagactgtgggaagggattcactttgtcatctaaactgaaggtacatgagCGAGTTCACaacggagagaggccattcacctgctcagactgtgggaagggattcactttgtcttCTCACTTACTGAAACACCAGTcacttcacaccggggagtggccattcacctgctcagtctgtgggcagGGATTCTCTGAATCATCCTCCCTGCAGAGACATCAgtcaattcacactggggagaggctgttcacctgctcagactttgggaagagattctctcagccaaatcaaccctatgtgcatcattgagttgaTTGAGCTGGAatgaggctgttcacctgctctgaatgtgggaagcaattcactcagttatctgaacatatgtaactctcgcttaggctagcagcttaatataggtgGTGATAGCCTCCCAGCCcaatcttatctaattctactttagtctgttttttaagcttagctgaataagaaatgatcTGGCCAtgcaaaaatgctttaaatgtatcccatataattcaTTTGGACGTACCCACTATATCATTAAAATGAAAGaattcttttatctgggtttcaataaaaccaacaaagtcagagttttgcaataatgtctgagacatgtgcCATGTGCTATGTTGAGCAGGCAAGAATGACATAAATTCAAAACACAAACTCAAAggtgcatgatcagatatagcaatagcgtcattTTCACAATTTTTAACACTAGGCAGGAAGCGGGGATTGATTATAATATAATCAATCCTCGAATATTTTTTGTAAACatgtgaaaagaaagaatattctctgttaCCGGGGTGCAGATATCTCCATAATTCGATCAATCCAAAATTGATCAAAAAGGAGTTAATAAGTGACACAGAGTGAgttggaagtcgctgattggatgagctcttgtcaatcataggatttaaacaacagttaaaatccccacccattatcaCATATATTCATTTgaatcaggcagtaaagcaaatatcttttctaaaaaaagaaggatcatctaagttaggaccatacagaTTGACCAAAACAATTTTTCTGTTACAGATCACTCCTttgacaattaaaaatctaccattcgaatctgactcaatatcctcttgaataaatatattagatttaataaagatggacatgcctttagttttactctgagaagtagagtggaactgcaaacctctccaccatccaaaaaaaatctatttagatctcctgccctgatatgtgtctcttgagcaaaaattatatcagtttGGAATCAGTTAATAGTTTTGTCTATTTttcgtttaataggatgattccaaccacaaacattccaacttattacattaatctgtttaaataccatattataattttattatactttatacctgcacagagcacataccaatacaggatgatcaaaaatggtggtgatgaagaatacaaccacatagaaaacacccatgctccagaaccacccaagaggaaaaaaaaacctcCTAATTCTAACCCCACCCACCTCCCTGAAAGCCCAAAATAAAAGGCAAGCAACCTATGATAGCATACGAAGCCAGGGACCACTCTGTCTGTACAGACTCTTGatgcccaaattactgaagccgaaattcataaagctattttttcaatgcaatctggtaaggcaGCTGGACTTGATGGCTGTCCTGTAGAATTTTGTAAAAAAATTGGAAAACTGCTTTTTCCggatatatgttggaaatgtctaaggattctgttttgaaaggtgatttaccctctactttctatgaggcttctatttctttaattcttaaaaaggataaagatcctactgaccgtacttcatatagacctatttcattattgaaagtcgatgctaagattctgtcaaagataatggccaattggTTAgataatattttgggtaaaattatttttaaagatcaaataggctttataaagggtcgtttttccttttcaaatgttcggagactacttaacattatatatttatcctcttttaaaactccacaatgcgtcgtctctttggatgctgaaaaagcatttgatcgagttgaaatatttctttaatgtttcagagaaatttggctttggtgttaattttaataattggtttGGAACGATATATAAagctcctattgctactgttgtcaataacaactgtaggtctcctttttttcagatttcacaggggacaagacaaggttgtccatcaagtcctttgttatttactttaatattagaaccccttggtattgctcttcgtgaagctaaaaatattcatgggatttttgtgaatgagaccattcataagatttctctttcCGCTGACTATTTATTGGTTTACGTATCTAATCccgaagaatctattcctgccttgctaaaattattcaataaatttggagatttttcaggatataaaataaatgttAGTAAAAGTGAATAGTTTCCTTTAAATGAACCTGCCTCTATaaatgataatactcctttcaaagtcacaGATTCTTTCagatatttaggtgttataatcactaaaaaatataaggatctttataaagccaattttgttcctttggtagactctatgaagtattgaTTTAATAGGTGGAGTCCACTTACCTTTTCACTTGTCGGTCGTatccatatagttaaaatgatgattttcccaaaatgtttatatttatttcagaatatccctgttttaTTGACTAAGAAGTTTCTTTGatcagattgattctattattttaacttttatttggaataataaaagaccaagaattagtaaatgtcacttacaaaagttgaaaagGGATGGAGGTCtcactttgcctaatttaagaatgtattactgggctgttaatgtgtgatacatgtccttttggttatattgggttgataagaatgattggccaatttgggtagacctggaattgaaagctgtgaaacagttttactGAACCTCGTTATTAGGagttgctttacctatacaattagctaaagttgttaatttaaatccataccctgtgattaagcattcattACACACTTGGCTCCAGTTTTGCAATTTTTGAaaattttaatcttaaaaaatttaaactttgtagtttaatttatcaaaattacttttttaagccgcctttgagtgatccaatttttttactttggaaaaataaaggtttttttttgttttttttaaagaagatagattggtGTCTTCTGAAcgattagttgataaatattatctttcatactcacactttttacaataccttcaagttagacatttcttacaaagatatttaaataattttccttgcgtattggaggctgacctgttagatactattatgagtatgaaccctttgaCGAAGGGTTTATTGGAAGaaattatattttttttattacaatgggataagtgttctttatttaagattaaacaagattgggagaagGAACTCAATTTATCTCTTATGACGAAGGATTGGACACGGATTCTGAAGCTGAACTCTTCTTCAATATACGCTCGTCATTCactattcaatttaaaattgtacatcgttaccctttgacgaaggagagactgtctaaaatatttcctaatgttgatagttattgtgatagatgtaaaactgagacagctatgctgacacacatgttttggtcttgttctatacaggaacagttctggaagtcagttttttcgacaatttctaaagcgcttaaaattaatttacaacttaacaaattaactgtgctttttggaataattcctcaaaatatccgtggtCTCTCTatatctgaccaacatgttattgcatttgttactttgATAGctgggagggccattttgttgaagtggaaggatacatcagctcccactttgtcacaatgtttctctcaagtgatgctatgtcttagtttggagaaaattcgaagtcgaacctttgaacctttatttgattttgagaaaagatgggattcatttgctcgttattattatttgagttaattggtagatttcctccacgatctaattgtaaattttggtatatatttttttttcttgctggcggattgctgtttatttttagaagctttttgtatgacgcatggctccgggttgtacacctaatggggtttcCCCCCACTTTTTCCTGCTGAGTAGGGTTTCTATTTAATATCAACAAAATTTTTCAATCtagaaaataatgtttttttccttgagacattgtaagtatcgcttactttgatgtactcgtgttatttttgaataataataaaaagatttgaaaagaaagaaactgccgagatacagtcggctaagagccaagtgctgataaatgggacccGTGTAGAATTGATGAAGTTCCTGTCTCTTTCTCCATTAATGTTTCCTCCTTACGGCGa from the Mobula birostris isolate sMobBir1 chromosome 13, sMobBir1.hap1, whole genome shotgun sequence genome contains:
- the LOC140207903 gene encoding uncharacterized protein, with protein sequence MAHQRVHTGEQLFTCSDCGKGFTRSSALLRHQSVHTGERPFTCPDCGKGFTCSSKLKLHQRVHTGERPFTCSDCGKGFSSSSQLKIHQRFHTGERPFTCSDCGKGFTSSSELKGHQRFHTSEKPFTCSDCGKGFTRSSDLLVHTSVHTGERPFKCSDCGKGFTQSSKLKVHQRVHTGERPFTCSVCGKGFTWSSNLKAHQRVHTGELPFTCLDCGKGFTYSSHLKGHQQVHTGERPFTCSDCGKGFSRSSHLLVHKLVHTGERPFTCSVCGKGFTQSSQLKGHQSVHTGERPFTCSECGKGFTRSFHLLRHQGFTWSSDQMAHQRVHTGEWPFTCPEGGKGFTCSSKLKVHQRVHTGERPFSCSDCGKGFNQSSTLLTHQRVHTGERPFICLDCGKGFNSSSNLQRHQRVHTGERPFTCFDCGKGFTESTSLQAHQSVHTGERPFTCSVCGKGFTRSAQLKEHQRVHTGERPFTCSGCGKGFTRSSDLMAHQRVHTRERPFVCSDCGKGFTWLSNLKVHQRVHTGERPFTCSVCGKGFSQASNLQEHQRIHTGERPFTCSDCGKGFTCSSQLKVHHRVHTGERPFTCSDCGKGFNSSSQLKVHQRVHTGERPFTCSDCGKGFMQSSELKVHQRVHTGERPFTCSDCGKGFTLSSKLKVHERVHNGERPFTCSDCGKGFTLSSHLLKHQSLHTGEWPFTCSVCGQGFSESSSLQRHQSIHTGERLFTCSDFGKRFSQPNQPYVHH